One genomic window of Arachis hypogaea cultivar Tifrunner chromosome 8, arahy.Tifrunner.gnm2.J5K5, whole genome shotgun sequence includes the following:
- the LOC112706530 gene encoding glyoxylate/succinic semialdehyde reductase 2, chloroplastic: MTMRCLMNCFFGVPINAMAATRTSSLWGIPFTLNFNNNNHFSSNSRSLSYISNSTSSPAPRVGFLGIGIMGSPMAHNLLKAGVDLTLWNRTKSKCDPLISLGAKYLSSPEEVAASCDLTFAMLADPHSAIDVACGNHGAANGMAPGKGYVDVSTVDVDTSKLISERIKATGALFLEAPVSGSKKPAEDGQLIFLTAGDRNLYETVAPLLDIMGKSKFYLGDVGNGAAMKLVVNMIMGSMMASFSEGLLLSEKVGLDPKVLVEVVSQGAISAPMYSTKGPSMIQSVYPTAFPLKHQQKDLRLALGLAESVSQSTPIAAAANELYKVAKSHGLSDEDFSAVIEALKSKFQQS, encoded by the exons ATGACTATGAGGTGTTTGATGAATTGCTTCTTCGGTGTTCCAATTAATGCCATGGCAGCAACTCGCACCTCCTCCCTTTGGGGCATCCCTTTCACTCTCAACTTCAATAACAACAACCACTTCTCTTCTAACTCTCGCTCTCTCTCTTACATCTCCAATTCCACCTCTTCTCCCGCTCCTCGCGTTGGGTTCTTGGGCATTGGAATCATGGGTTCCCCCATGGCTCACAACCTCCTCAAAGCTGGGGTTGATCTCACTCTTTGGAATAGGACCAAGTCAAAGTGTGATCCCCTCATCTCCTTGGGAGCTAa ATATTTGTCTTCTCCTGAGGAAGTAGCAGCTTCTTGCGACCTCACATTTGCCATGCTTGCTGATCCTCACAGTGCT ATTGATGTTGCTTGTGGCAACCATGGAGCTGCAAATGGAATGGCTCCAGGAAAAGG CTATGTGGATGTTTCAACAGTTGATGTTGATACTTCAAAATTGATTAGTGAGCGCATCAAAGCTACTGGAGCATTATTTTTGGAG GCTCCAGTTTCAGGTTCCAAAAAGCCAGCAGAAGATGGACAATTGATATTTCTTACAGCAG GTGACAGAAATCTTTATGAAACGGTTGCTCCTCTCTTGGACATCATGGGGAAA TCGAAATTTTACCTCGGGGATGTTGGAAATGGAGCTGCAATGAAACTCGTTGTCAATATGATCATGGGCAG TATGATGGCGTCCTTTTCTGAAGGCTTACTTCTCAGCGAGAAAGTTGGGTTGGATCCAAAAGTACTAGTCGAG GTAGTTTCACAGGGTGCCATCAGTGCTCCAATGTACTCAACCAAAGGCCCATCTATGATACAATCGGTTTACCCTACTGCATTCCCTCTAAAGCATCAGCAGAAG GATTTGAGACTTGCACTGGGGTTAGCAGAGTCTGTATCCCAATCTACTCCAATTGCAGCAGCTGCTAATGAGTTATACAAGGTTGCAAAGTCCCATGGCCTTAGTGATGAGGATTTCTCAGCTGTCATTGAAGCTTTGAAATCCAAATTTCAGCAGTCATAA